From the genome of Desulfobaculum xiamenense, one region includes:
- a CDS encoding protein phosphatase CheZ — MTPKIDKQLDQLVEQVTQSVVAGLDAVIKDAIVKEVTNVLTKSLNKEIKDGEFFRKVNDDMRHGLEEIYKEIKKAKQNDSAASLSSGSRSETDQLITEASDQLDEILKSTEDATVRIMDIVEKHQEMIAQSGKLLREFRSGGASKDSVNRLIELNDTHTSDLIDVMTALSFQDLTGQRIKRIVSALKRIEEVVFSLYVSTGLAVKKRDEEPERDTEEIAKEARQTASELKGPQGGTSQGDVDDLLKQLGLE, encoded by the coding sequence ATGACCCCCAAGATCGACAAGCAGCTGGATCAACTGGTCGAGCAGGTGACGCAGAGCGTCGTTGCCGGGCTGGATGCCGTCATCAAGGACGCCATCGTCAAGGAGGTCACCAACGTCCTGACGAAGAGCCTCAACAAGGAGATCAAGGACGGCGAGTTCTTCCGCAAGGTCAACGACGACATGCGTCACGGTCTTGAGGAAATCTACAAGGAGATCAAGAAGGCCAAGCAGAACGATTCTGCCGCCTCCCTGTCTTCCGGCTCTCGCAGCGAGACCGATCAGCTCATCACCGAGGCCTCGGACCAGCTGGACGAGATTCTCAAGTCCACCGAGGACGCCACTGTGCGCATCATGGACATCGTGGAGAAGCATCAGGAGATGATCGCCCAGTCCGGCAAGCTGCTGCGCGAATTCCGCAGCGGCGGAGCCAGCAAGGACAGCGTGAACCGCCTTATCGAACTCAACGACACCCACACCTCGGACCTCATCGACGTGATGACCGCCCTCTCCTTTCAGGACCTTACCGGGCAGCGCATCAAGCGCATCGTCTCCGCGCTCAAGCGCATCGAGGAAGTCGTGTTCAGCCTCTACGTGTCCACTGGCCTTGCCGTGAAGAAGCGCGACGAGGAGCCGGAGCGCGACACCGAGGAAATCGCTAAAGAAGCGCGCCAGACGGCATCTGAACTCAAGGGCCCGCAGGGCGGCACCTCGCAGGGCGACGTGGACGACCTGCTCAAGCAGCTCGGTCTGGAATAG
- the mgtE gene encoding magnesium transporter produces MTEKERITSQFGPQGPDGQAVPQPQENPAAEFEFAHPADGAELLESLPLEEQVEVITTLEPEDAAEFIAEMERHDRARLMKDLPPDYAADLLGQMSPDDAADILDDLDDAHQQRLLQRVEQEEALEIETLLTFDPDTAGGVMNTEVTVLDQNLTADQAIQLIRSAAEESEIPYYAYIVDEADHLIGVLSLRNLMLSRPGQRLRDVLGKQHLVYSYFDVDKEEVAQKLTHYNFLALPIVDREMRLLGVVTHDDVIDIIHEEASEDMLGMVGAGQDETTDTPWLQSVRMRLPWLLVNVLNSAVSAWVVHLFEGTITQMAILAALMPIVANQAGNSGQQSLAVIIRQLAMEAFDRKRAWLAVAREARIGLLNGIIVGILVMVGVSLLTHKIELAFVMSLALGVDMCIGNVAGASIPVVFKELGRDPAQASSIFLTALTDSAGFLTFLGLSSLLLF; encoded by the coding sequence ATGACGGAAAAGGAAAGAATCACCTCGCAGTTCGGTCCGCAAGGGCCGGACGGGCAGGCTGTCCCGCAGCCGCAGGAAAACCCCGCCGCCGAATTCGAATTCGCGCATCCGGCGGACGGTGCGGAACTGCTGGAGAGTCTGCCGCTCGAAGAACAGGTGGAGGTGATCACCACACTTGAGCCTGAGGACGCGGCCGAATTCATTGCCGAAATGGAACGGCATGATCGCGCCCGGCTCATGAAGGATCTGCCTCCGGACTACGCAGCCGACCTGCTCGGACAGATGTCGCCCGACGATGCGGCGGACATTCTGGACGACCTCGACGATGCCCACCAGCAGCGACTGCTGCAACGGGTCGAGCAGGAAGAAGCGCTGGAAATCGAAACCCTGCTGACATTCGACCCCGACACCGCCGGTGGGGTCATGAACACCGAGGTGACGGTCCTTGACCAGAACCTCACCGCGGATCAGGCCATCCAACTCATCCGAAGCGCCGCAGAAGAATCCGAGATTCCCTACTACGCCTATATCGTCGATGAAGCGGACCACCTCATCGGCGTGCTTTCGCTGCGCAATCTCATGCTCAGCCGCCCCGGCCAACGCCTGCGCGACGTGCTGGGAAAGCAGCACCTCGTCTATTCGTACTTCGATGTGGACAAGGAGGAAGTGGCCCAGAAGCTCACGCACTACAACTTCCTCGCGCTGCCTATCGTGGACCGGGAGATGCGCCTGCTCGGCGTGGTCACCCACGACGACGTCATCGACATCATCCACGAAGAGGCTAGCGAGGACATGCTGGGCATGGTCGGCGCCGGTCAGGACGAGACCACGGATACCCCGTGGTTGCAGTCCGTGCGCATGCGCCTGCCGTGGCTTCTGGTCAACGTCCTCAATTCCGCGGTCTCCGCGTGGGTGGTGCACCTTTTCGAGGGAACCATCACCCAGATGGCCATCCTTGCGGCGCTCATGCCCATCGTGGCCAATCAGGCCGGAAACTCCGGCCAGCAGTCGCTGGCGGTCATCATCCGCCAGTTGGCCATGGAGGCCTTCGACCGCAAGCGCGCATGGCTCGCCGTTGCGCGCGAGGCCAGAATCGGCCTGCTCAACGGCATTATCGTGGGCATACTGGTCATGGTCGGCGTGTCCCTGCTGACTCACAAGATCGAACTCGCCTTCGTGATGAGCCTCGCACTCGGAGTGGACATGTGCATCGGCAATGTCGCCGGCGCGTCCATCCCGGTCGTGTTCAAGGAACTCGGCCGCGACCCCGCGCAGGCGTCGAGCATCTTCCTGACCGCCCTGACGGACAGCGCGGGCTTCCTGACCTTCCTCGGGTTGTCGTCGCTGCTGTTGTTCTGA
- the nadC gene encoding carboxylating nicotinate-nucleotide diphosphorylase, producing the protein MNHTPFDAFFQGVAGDYLRRAIIFALDEDGADLTSHAVFTGNEVAHCVILAKEETICAGLPVIDLVLDALGLERPHDVTFHHADGDTVSAGTVVAEFACSPIVAFKAERVILNFVCHLSGIANLTRRYVDALAGTRTVLLDTRKTLPCLRYPEKYAVLLGGGKNHRMDLAEMLMLKDNHIDQAGGISPAVQALRRAYTPCPPIEVECRTLDDVSEAVALGVDRIMLDNMDPATLRDALARIPEGIESEVSGGVNLSTIADIGRIGPDFVSVGRLTHSAPAADFSMRVRITNG; encoded by the coding sequence ATGAACCATACGCCATTCGATGCATTTTTCCAGGGGGTAGCAGGTGACTATCTGCGGCGGGCAATCATTTTCGCGCTTGATGAAGATGGTGCGGACCTCACGTCGCATGCCGTTTTCACCGGAAACGAAGTGGCGCATTGCGTCATCCTCGCCAAGGAGGAAACCATCTGTGCCGGACTGCCCGTCATCGACCTCGTTCTGGACGCCCTCGGCCTCGAAAGGCCACACGACGTCACCTTCCACCACGCCGATGGCGACACCGTTTCCGCCGGCACCGTGGTCGCCGAATTCGCCTGCTCGCCCATCGTCGCCTTCAAGGCGGAACGCGTCATCCTGAATTTCGTCTGTCATCTCTCGGGGATAGCCAATCTCACCCGCCGCTACGTCGATGCGCTGGCGGGAACGCGCACCGTGCTCCTCGACACGCGAAAGACTCTCCCCTGCCTCAGATATCCGGAAAAATACGCAGTCTTGCTGGGTGGCGGCAAAAACCATAGGATGGATCTTGCCGAGATGCTCATGCTCAAGGACAACCACATCGATCAGGCGGGCGGCATCAGTCCGGCGGTTCAGGCCCTGCGAAGAGCCTACACCCCCTGCCCCCCCATAGAGGTCGAGTGCCGCACGCTCGATGACGTGTCGGAAGCCGTTGCCCTTGGCGTCGATCGCATCATGCTCGACAACATGGACCCCGCAACGCTGCGCGATGCTCTGGCCCGCATACCCGAGGGTATCGAATCCGAAGTAAGCGGCGGGGTGAATCTTTCCACCATTGCGGACATTGGTCGAATCGGTCCGGATTTCGTGTCGGTGGGCAGGCTGACCCACTCGGCCCCGGCAGCGGATTTCAGCATGCGTGTCCGCATAACGAATGGATGA
- the nadA gene encoding quinolinate synthase NadA: protein MSSNHTQIITDIRKQRGSDLVIMAHHYQHERVILHADLKGDSLELARHVPSLKAEYIVFCGVSFMAETAAMLAGEDQKVIIPAPSAGCTMSGMAPAHLLDCVMRRLTEDGASVIPLAYVNTSAAVKGIVGRYGGSVCTSANAKTMLAWALKRGETVLFLPDRNLGNNTADQLGVPANRRMQLDIRGNGSHIDVKSATAARLLLWPGLCSIHERFREGQIDEIRQRDPDALIVVHPECRPGVVRKADAAGSTSFIIKYVANAPAEATIYVGTEINLVERLAKQYRGDKRIRPLVPSSCANMALTTERLLAETLENLENSEPVRVPDDTVHYARIALERMLEACA, encoded by the coding sequence ATGAGCTCCAACCACACGCAGATCATCACTGACATCAGGAAGCAGCGCGGATCAGATCTCGTAATCATGGCGCACCACTACCAGCACGAGCGCGTCATCCTGCATGCCGATCTCAAGGGAGATTCACTGGAGCTGGCACGGCACGTTCCGTCGCTTAAGGCGGAATACATCGTTTTTTGCGGCGTGAGCTTCATGGCCGAGACGGCGGCAATGCTCGCAGGTGAGGACCAGAAGGTCATCATCCCCGCGCCTTCGGCCGGATGCACCATGTCCGGCATGGCTCCCGCCCACCTGCTTGATTGCGTCATGCGCCGCCTCACCGAGGACGGCGCGAGCGTCATCCCGCTGGCCTACGTCAACACCTCCGCCGCCGTGAAGGGCATTGTGGGACGCTACGGCGGTTCCGTGTGTACCTCGGCCAACGCGAAAACCATGCTGGCGTGGGCACTCAAGCGCGGCGAGACGGTCCTTTTCCTCCCGGATCGCAACCTCGGCAACAACACAGCCGATCAGCTCGGCGTGCCCGCCAACCGGCGCATGCAGCTCGACATCCGCGGCAACGGTTCCCACATCGACGTGAAGAGCGCCACGGCGGCGCGGCTCCTCCTGTGGCCCGGCCTGTGCTCCATCCACGAGCGCTTCCGCGAGGGGCAGATCGACGAAATCCGCCAGCGCGACCCCGATGCGTTGATTGTGGTGCATCCCGAGTGTCGCCCCGGCGTGGTCCGCAAGGCCGACGCCGCAGGCTCCACGTCCTTCATCATTAAGTATGTGGCCAACGCACCTGCGGAGGCGACCATCTACGTCGGCACGGAGATCAATCTCGTGGAGCGCCTTGCCAAGCAGTACCGGGGCGACAAGCGCATCCGGCCGCTGGTCCCCAGCTCCTGCGCCAACATGGCACTGACCACCGAGCGCCTGCTGGCGGAAACCCTTGAAAATCTGGAGAACTCCGAGCCGGTGCGCGTGCCGGACGATACGGTGCACTACGCCCGCATCGCCTTGGAGCGCATGCTCGAAGCCTGTGCCTAG
- the nadB gene encoding L-aspartate oxidase, with protein MHSYRYKTEALIIGSGIAGSACALTLADAGIQVTLLTADDAPDKGNSALAQGGIVYKAHDENPRDLEEDIYTAGWRINNPRAVRFLARKGPEAVRSVLVEKLDVAFARDPDGELELIREGGHGKPRIAHCADYSGRAIMDRMVEAVRKHPNITLLTGRTAIDLLTSHHHANSLEFKYHLVNQCCGAYVFNQELNQVETVLADYTILATGGIGQVYLHTTNTASSIGSGMVMASRAKAKTINAEYVQFHPTALFHRAPRRFLISEAVRGAGARLLNDKGEAFMSRYDPRADLAPRDIVTRAIQEEMLATGADCVYLDAANYVSRDIHAYFPTICKKCSEIGVDVTREPIPVVPAAHYFCGGVLTDTRARTTLSRLYAVGECACTGVHGANRLASTSLLEGLLWGVSAAHDIASRHSHKNALPKRLAESMPDWVAAGDTENEDPALIAQDWATIRSTMWNYVGITRTTQRLKRAFDDMRNLYRHLQDFYRETPISRPLVDLFHGCYAAYIVTLASMRNKESKGCHYRK; from the coding sequence ATGCACAGTTATCGCTACAAGACCGAGGCTTTGATCATCGGTTCCGGCATCGCCGGTTCCGCCTGCGCCCTCACCCTTGCCGACGCAGGCATACAGGTAACGCTCCTCACGGCGGACGACGCGCCGGACAAGGGCAACTCCGCCCTCGCGCAGGGCGGCATCGTCTACAAGGCCCACGACGAGAACCCCCGCGATCTCGAAGAGGACATCTACACGGCTGGCTGGCGGATCAACAATCCCCGCGCCGTACGCTTCCTCGCCCGCAAGGGACCGGAGGCTGTCCGAAGCGTGCTGGTGGAGAAGCTCGACGTCGCCTTCGCTCGCGACCCGGATGGCGAATTGGAGCTCATCCGTGAGGGCGGACACGGCAAGCCGCGCATCGCCCACTGCGCGGACTATTCCGGCCGGGCCATCATGGACCGCATGGTGGAGGCGGTGCGCAAGCATCCAAACATCACCCTGCTCACCGGCCGGACCGCCATTGACCTGCTTACCAGCCATCACCACGCCAATTCCCTCGAATTCAAGTATCATCTGGTCAATCAGTGCTGCGGCGCGTACGTCTTCAACCAGGAACTCAACCAGGTCGAGACGGTGCTCGCGGACTACACGATACTCGCCACGGGCGGCATCGGACAGGTCTACCTGCACACCACGAATACCGCGTCGTCCATCGGCTCCGGCATGGTCATGGCCTCGCGCGCCAAGGCCAAGACCATCAACGCAGAGTACGTGCAGTTCCACCCCACCGCCCTCTTCCACCGCGCCCCGAGGCGCTTCCTCATTTCGGAGGCCGTTCGCGGAGCCGGAGCGCGGCTCCTGAACGACAAGGGCGAGGCCTTCATGTCGCGCTACGATCCGCGCGCGGACCTCGCCCCGCGCGACATCGTCACCCGCGCCATTCAGGAAGAGATGCTCGCCACCGGGGCGGACTGCGTCTACCTTGACGCCGCCAACTACGTCTCGCGCGACATCCATGCGTATTTCCCCACCATCTGCAAGAAATGTAGCGAGATCGGCGTTGACGTCACGCGGGAGCCGATTCCCGTCGTCCCCGCCGCCCACTACTTCTGCGGCGGCGTGCTCACGGACACCCGCGCCCGGACCACGCTCTCGCGCCTTTACGCCGTGGGTGAATGCGCCTGCACCGGCGTGCACGGCGCGAACCGCCTTGCCAGCACCTCGCTGCTGGAAGGCCTGCTGTGGGGCGTTTCCGCCGCGCACGACATCGCGTCCCGCCATTCGCACAAGAACGCCCTGCCCAAACGGCTGGCGGAGTCCATGCCCGACTGGGTGGCCGCAGGAGACACCGAGAACGAGGACCCGGCCCTCATCGCGCAGGACTGGGCCACCATACGCTCCACCATGTGGAACTACGTGGGCATCACGCGCACCACGCAGCGCCTCAAGCGCGCCTTCGACGACATGCGCAACCTCTACCGCCACCTGCAGGACTTCTACCGCGAAACGCCCATTTCCCGCCCGCTGGTGGACCTCTTCCACGGGTGCTACGCCGCGTACATCGTGACCCTTGCCTCCATGCGCAACAAGGAAAGCAAGGGCTGTCATTACCGCAAGTGA
- the secF gene encoding protein translocase subunit SecF produces MGLQIIKSDTHIDFVGIRKFAFMISLALILLGVGSLIMHGGPRYGIDFAGGINVQVKFDKEIEIDHLKTILRDGGLADTTVQTFGLPQDNEFIIRVSALNVTTDEVRTKVETTLNADMGNSGYKIQRQEMVGPKVGADLREKALEAMFYAVLLIAIYISGRFEARWIVAGIMAAALAGGIYLLELVNLPMSLLIVAAMFITIGLCWYLKLNYALGAVVALIHDVIITVGVFSLLGKEFDLTIVAALLTIIGYSLNDTIIVFDRIRENLRNGLGDTFADTINRSINQTLSRTLLTSGTTLLVVAALYVLGGGVIHDFAFALLIGVVIGTYSSIFVASPILMGIGPSAQPVEEEGAAA; encoded by the coding sequence ATGGGACTGCAAATCATCAAGTCTGATACGCATATCGATTTCGTCGGCATCCGCAAGTTCGCCTTCATGATCTCGCTTGCGCTGATCCTGCTGGGCGTTGGCTCGCTCATCATGCATGGCGGCCCCCGCTACGGCATCGACTTCGCGGGCGGCATCAACGTGCAGGTGAAGTTCGACAAGGAAATCGAAATCGACCACCTGAAGACGATCCTGCGCGACGGCGGCCTTGCCGACACCACCGTGCAGACCTTCGGCCTGCCGCAGGACAACGAGTTCATCATCCGCGTCTCCGCACTGAACGTCACCACCGACGAGGTGCGGACCAAGGTCGAGACCACGCTGAACGCCGACATGGGCAACTCCGGCTACAAGATCCAGCGTCAGGAAATGGTCGGCCCCAAGGTCGGCGCGGACCTGCGCGAAAAGGCCCTGGAGGCCATGTTCTACGCCGTGCTGCTCATCGCCATCTACATCTCCGGCCGCTTCGAGGCGCGCTGGATCGTGGCGGGCATCATGGCGGCGGCTCTGGCTGGCGGCATCTACCTGCTGGAGCTGGTCAACCTGCCCATGAGCCTGCTCATCGTGGCAGCCATGTTCATCACCATCGGCCTGTGCTGGTACCTGAAGCTCAACTACGCCCTCGGCGCGGTCGTGGCGCTCATTCATGACGTCATCATCACCGTCGGCGTGTTCTCGCTTCTGGGCAAGGAGTTCGACCTGACCATCGTCGCCGCGCTCCTGACCATCATCGGCTACTCGCTGAACGACACCATCATCGTGTTCGACCGAATCCGCGAGAACCTTCGTAATGGCCTCGGCGACACCTTCGCCGACACCATCAATAGGTCCATCAACCAGACCCTGTCCCGTACGCTTCTGACCTCCGGCACGACCCTGCTGGTTGTCGCAGCCCTGTACGTGCTGGGTGGCGGCGTCATCCACGACTTCGCCTTCGCGCTGCTCATCGGCGTGGTTATCGGTACCTACTCGTCCATCTTCGTGGCCAGCCCCATCCTGATGGGCATCGGCCCCTCGGCGCAGCCCGTCGAGGAGGAAGGCGCGGCGGCCTAG
- the secD gene encoding protein translocase subunit SecD, translating into MKGSLRYRIILALFVGVLGLVYVLPSFVGKDSPLKNVLPADEISLGLDLKGGVHLTLGVDIPKAIEYNLNQLGQDIRSAAREEGIAVLKPAVRAGEKLDFTLLKSEQQKALDELLKQHYRVLKVDAREADADGKVRYTMEMTPEYRRDVAKLTVDQVLKTIRTRIDQFGVAEPDIRRQQDDRIQVQLPGLDDPQRAIDIIGRTAHLEFKLVDDAADLTKAEKGIIAPGRELAALKKLRADGTYGQQPIVLKKDAVLSGEYITDAHVSYDNFGQPYVSMTFNPRGARIFARVTGENVKKRLAIVLDGEVYSAPSIQDKIVGGRAQITGSFSDTEAADLALVLRSGALPAPVKVLEERSVGPSLGQESIDKGVTAAFAGFILVLGFMAVYYGFGGIVADLALVFNIVLIMAGLAGFGATLTLPGIAGIILTIGMAVDANVIIFERIREELRRGLTPRAAIDEGYSKATLTILDANVTTILAAVILYQFGTGPIRGFAVTLTLGILASMFTAIFVTRILFDMWAAKAKPGASLSI; encoded by the coding sequence ATGAAAGGGAGCCTGCGTTACCGCATCATTCTCGCCCTGTTCGTGGGCGTGCTCGGACTCGTCTACGTGCTGCCCTCGTTCGTCGGCAAGGATTCTCCGCTGAAGAACGTGCTGCCCGCTGATGAGATCAGTCTCGGCCTCGACCTGAAAGGTGGCGTGCACCTGACTCTGGGCGTGGATATCCCCAAGGCCATCGAGTACAACCTGAACCAGCTGGGGCAGGACATCCGTTCCGCGGCACGCGAGGAAGGCATCGCCGTCCTCAAGCCCGCCGTGAGAGCCGGAGAGAAGCTCGACTTCACGCTGCTCAAGTCCGAGCAGCAGAAGGCTCTTGATGAGCTTCTGAAGCAGCACTACCGCGTGCTTAAGGTCGATGCCCGCGAGGCCGACGCCGATGGTAAGGTGCGCTACACGATGGAAATGACCCCCGAGTATCGGCGCGACGTTGCGAAGCTGACCGTCGATCAGGTGCTCAAGACCATCCGTACCCGCATCGACCAGTTCGGCGTGGCCGAGCCCGACATCCGCCGCCAGCAGGACGACCGCATTCAGGTCCAGCTGCCCGGTCTCGATGACCCCCAGCGCGCCATCGACATCATCGGCCGCACCGCGCACCTCGAGTTCAAGCTCGTGGACGACGCTGCCGATCTGACCAAGGCGGAGAAGGGCATCATCGCTCCGGGCCGCGAACTGGCCGCACTTAAGAAGCTCCGCGCCGACGGTACCTACGGCCAGCAGCCCATCGTCCTCAAGAAGGATGCCGTGCTGTCCGGCGAGTACATCACCGATGCCCACGTGAGCTACGACAACTTCGGCCAGCCCTACGTCAGCATGACCTTCAACCCCCGCGGCGCACGCATCTTCGCACGCGTCACCGGCGAGAACGTCAAGAAGCGTCTGGCCATCGTGCTCGACGGCGAAGTCTACTCCGCGCCGAGCATTCAGGACAAGATCGTCGGCGGACGCGCCCAGATCACCGGCTCCTTCTCCGACACCGAGGCCGCCGACCTCGCGCTGGTGCTGCGCTCCGGCGCGCTGCCCGCTCCGGTCAAGGTGCTTGAGGAAAGAAGCGTTGGCCCGTCCCTCGGACAGGAATCCATCGACAAGGGCGTTACCGCCGCATTCGCCGGATTCATCCTCGTGCTCGGCTTCATGGCCGTGTACTACGGCTTCGGCGGCATCGTGGCCGACCTCGCCCTCGTGTTCAACATCGTGCTGATCATGGCCGGTCTGGCCGGTTTCGGTGCCACGCTGACCCTGCCGGGCATCGCGGGCATCATCCTGACCATCGGCATGGCCGTGGACGCCAACGTCATCATCTTCGAGCGCATCCGCGAGGAACTGCGCCGCGGCCTTACCCCGCGTGCGGCCATTGACGAAGGCTATTCCAAGGCCACCCTGACCATTCTCGATGCCAACGTGACCACCATCCTCGCCGCCGTGATCCTGTACCAGTTCGGTACCGGCCCCATTCGCGGCTTCGCGGTCACTCTGACCCTGGGTATCCTGGCCTCCATGTTCACGGCCATCTTCGTGACCCGCATCCTGTTCGACATGTGGGCCGCCAAGGCCAAACCCGGCGCCAGCCTGAGCATCTAG
- the yajC gene encoding preprotein translocase subunit YajC yields the protein MFFADVAYAMGAGAQGAEGAANPIMGMMPLILMFVIFYFLLIRPQQKKAKQHKEMLAALKKGDWVLTGGGFYGRIVEIREDELVVELGDENEVIMNRAFVSSVLENAPKSFSGAKNDKKKK from the coding sequence ATGTTTTTCGCTGACGTAGCCTACGCCATGGGCGCCGGTGCGCAGGGCGCAGAGGGCGCGGCCAATCCCATCATGGGAATGATGCCCCTCATCCTGATGTTCGTCATCTTCTACTTCCTTCTCATTCGCCCGCAGCAGAAGAAGGCCAAGCAGCACAAGGAAATGCTCGCCGCCCTCAAGAAGGGCGACTGGGTTCTCACCGGCGGCGGTTTCTACGGCCGTATCGTTGAGATTCGGGAAGACGAGCTCGTTGTCGAACTCGGCGACGAGAACGAAGTCATCATGAATCGCGCCTTCGTTTCCAGCGTTCTGGAGAATGCCCCCAAGAGCTTCTCCGGCGCCAAGAACGACAAGAAGAAAAAGTAA
- a CDS encoding cation:proton antiporter yields the protein MDYTSIYVTLFFIIVAARLFGEIASRFGMPSVLGEMLAGILLGPSLLDIVHVNEIISFLAELGIMLFIFRIGLESDIGKLVRAGRSAVAVAFAGAMLPLFLVYWGLSGLLGVPAPVALFAGGTMAATSIGVTVRVLEDIGHGSHDYARVIVGAAIVDDVIGVVLLAFLYDFAVTGSVDGMRILTITGSVALLLALVPLAAGHVSHLVMILRQRRKVPGLLPAIHVASLLLFAALCRRFGVPEILGAFAAGCVLSQDTTFFFGRTVRTDKVFIELLHDRIRPIMQLLTPIFFVTVGLSVDMRAIDWGDSGFWLPALLLLGAGIIGKYAAGFLAGGFSIREKRLIGISMVPRAEVGLVFAEVGHRTGLFPPETHAALIFVIIVTTVLPPLWLKVLTTRWNGPTPARARGTS from the coding sequence ATGGATTACACATCCATCTATGTCACGCTCTTCTTCATCATCGTTGCAGCCCGTCTGTTCGGGGAAATAGCCTCGCGATTCGGCATGCCGTCTGTACTCGGCGAGATGCTCGCGGGCATCCTGCTTGGTCCGAGCCTGCTCGACATCGTCCACGTCAACGAGATCATTTCATTTCTCGCGGAACTCGGCATCATGCTGTTCATTTTCCGCATCGGTCTCGAATCCGACATTGGCAAGCTGGTCCGCGCCGGACGTAGCGCCGTGGCGGTGGCCTTTGCCGGGGCCATGCTGCCCCTGTTTCTCGTCTATTGGGGACTTTCCGGCCTGCTCGGCGTGCCCGCTCCTGTCGCGCTTTTCGCTGGTGGCACAATGGCCGCCACAAGCATCGGTGTGACGGTGCGCGTGCTTGAGGACATAGGCCACGGCTCGCACGACTATGCCCGCGTCATCGTCGGCGCGGCCATCGTGGACGATGTGATCGGCGTCGTCCTGCTCGCCTTTCTGTACGACTTCGCCGTGACGGGAAGTGTGGACGGGATGCGCATACTGACCATCACCGGCTCCGTGGCGCTTCTTCTGGCCCTCGTACCGCTTGCGGCGGGGCACGTGTCGCACCTCGTCATGATCCTGCGCCAGCGGCGCAAGGTGCCGGGGCTGCTTCCGGCAATCCATGTGGCCAGCCTGCTCCTCTTCGCCGCCCTCTGCCGCAGGTTCGGCGTGCCGGAAATCCTCGGGGCCTTCGCGGCGGGATGCGTGCTTTCGCAGGACACGACTTTCTTCTTCGGCCGCACGGTCCGCACGGACAAGGTCTTCATCGAACTTCTGCATGATCGCATCCGGCCCATCATGCAGCTTCTTACGCCCATCTTCTTCGTCACGGTCGGGCTTTCCGTGGACATGCGCGCCATCGACTGGGGCGATTCGGGATTCTGGCTTCCCGCCCTGCTCCTGCTTGGTGCGGGAATCATCGGCAAGTACGCGGCCGGTTTTCTCGCCGGGGGCTTCTCCATTCGCGAGAAGCGGCTCATCGGCATTTCGATGGTTCCGCGTGCCGAGGTGGGCCTCGTTTTCGCCGAGGTCGGGCATCGGACCGGGCTTTTTCCGCCCGAAACCCACGCCGCGCTGATCTTCGTCATCATCGTAACCACCGTACTCCCGCCCCTGTGGCTCAAGGTGCTGACCACTAGATGGAACGGCCCGACTCCGGCCCGCGCGCGAGGGACATCATGA
- a CDS encoding DUF1499 domain-containing protein produces the protein MIRRMLMTALAGTLALAACSGCSGGADALRERLAPCPGSPNCVSSLADDRHGIAPLRMSGNTVSVMNRLKAVIESMPGVDIVSVDGAYLHAVFSSRIFGFRDDLECLYVESEGRVHIRSASRLGYWDFGVNRRRIELLRERIAER, from the coding sequence ATGATCAGACGCATGCTTATGACGGCCCTTGCCGGAACGCTCGCCCTTGCGGCCTGCTCCGGCTGTTCCGGTGGCGCTGACGCCCTGCGCGAACGACTTGCTCCATGCCCCGGCAGCCCCAACTGTGTGTCGTCGCTGGCGGATGACCGCCACGGCATCGCGCCCTTGCGGATGAGCGGAAACACGGTGTCCGTAATGAATCGACTAAAAGCGGTGATCGAATCCATGCCCGGCGTCGATATCGTTTCCGTGGATGGCGCGTATCTTCACGCGGTGTTCAGCAGCAGAATCTTCGGATTCAGAGACGATCTCGAATGCCTGTACGTGGAATCCGAAGGGCGCGTCCATATCCGCAGCGCTTCCCGCTTGGGATACTGGGATTTTGGCGTGAATCGGCGACGAATCGAGCTTTTGCGCGAGCGTATCGCGGAACGCTGA